In Microvenator marinus, one genomic interval encodes:
- a CDS encoding YceD family protein, with product MQLFIDEFSGDKNRSKHLELEMSREELAVLLEDIADFAPADKLTASVDVERVETTFRLHISCSVDMEFECGRCVRRQVLPVYAEGDWVMMLRRDFDSKYGGEEVELLEEDLDVTFYEGEVIDLNPVIREAIILELPTFARCEEGDTECDLAFEAFIGEKGVAQQEEGKIDLRWAALKDLKVSKN from the coding sequence GTGCAGCTCTTTATCGACGAATTTTCCGGGGACAAAAACCGGAGCAAACATCTCGAACTCGAGATGAGTCGTGAGGAGTTGGCGGTCCTGCTTGAAGATATTGCGGATTTCGCACCCGCGGACAAACTGACCGCCAGTGTGGATGTAGAGAGGGTAGAGACCACGTTTCGCCTTCATATCTCGTGTTCCGTAGATATGGAGTTTGAGTGTGGCAGGTGCGTTCGCCGTCAAGTTTTGCCGGTGTATGCCGAGGGCGATTGGGTCATGATGTTGCGCCGAGACTTCGACTCCAAGTATGGAGGCGAGGAGGTCGAACTTCTCGAAGAAGACCTCGACGTGACGTTCTACGAGGGTGAGGTCATCGATCTCAATCCCGTGATTCGGGAAGCGATCATTCTTGAGTTGCCGACGTTTGCGCGGTGCGAAGAGGGTGATACCGAATGTGACCTTGCGTTTGAGGCGTTTATTGGAGAAAAGGGCGTTGCTCAGCAAGAGGAGGGGAAGATCGACCTCCGTTGGGCAGCACTTAAAGATTTGAAAGTCAGTAAGAATTAG
- the rpmF gene encoding 50S ribosomal protein L32 — translation MAVPKKRKSKSKTRTRRSHNMRLTMPGFQECPSCGAMKQSHRACGSCGTYKNEQVLEVIEY, via the coding sequence ATGGCAGTTCCAAAGAAAAGAAAATCGAAGTCGAAGACACGTACACGTCGTTCGCACAACATGCGCTTGACGATGCCTGGTTTCCAAGAATGCCCAAGCTGTGGCGCGATGAAGCAATCGCACCGTGCATGCGGTTCATGTGGAACCTACAAGAACGAACAAGTTCTTGAGGTCATCGAGTACTGA
- the rpiB gene encoding ribose 5-phosphate isomerase B, protein MESANGAVILASDHAGIGLKAHLIEWLRARGWDAIDLGPSDSTAVDYPSFAGNLARKVSRGDFHAGVLICGSGIGMSIAANKVPGIRAALVNEPLSASMSRKHNNANVLCLGARMVGPDLAAACLQGFLETEFEPGDDGRHQRRVNMISDLEHG, encoded by the coding sequence ATCGAGAGCGCGAATGGCGCCGTGATCCTAGCCTCAGACCATGCGGGCATCGGCCTAAAAGCGCATTTGATCGAGTGGTTGAGGGCGCGGGGCTGGGATGCAATAGATCTCGGCCCATCGGACTCCACCGCGGTGGATTATCCAAGCTTCGCTGGGAATCTCGCCCGCAAGGTGTCCCGTGGTGATTTTCACGCGGGAGTTTTGATTTGCGGTTCTGGAATCGGGATGTCGATCGCCGCGAATAAGGTGCCCGGAATACGCGCTGCTCTAGTCAATGAGCCGCTTTCAGCTTCAATGTCACGCAAGCACAACAACGCAAATGTGCTCTGCCTCGGCGCACGGATGGTCGGTCCTGACCTCGCTGCGGCGTGCCTCCAAGGATTTTTGGAGACCGAGTTCGAACCCGGCGATGACGGTCGTCATCAAAGGCGGGTGAATATGATTTCCGATCTAGAGCACGGATAG
- the nrdR gene encoding transcriptional regulator NrdR, translating to MRCPFCGHMEDKVVDSRPSKDGAAIRRRRECLECQRRFTSYEHIEEVFPQIIKRDGTLEDYDRGKVLQGVKIACKKLPISRVQIEALIEAVEERLLHQNQREVSSEWLGSEVSAQLRLLDPVAYIRFASVYRAFGDIQQFLKELRELEPEARPRPVNLVALSFEESENESDDSDGVINEQ from the coding sequence ATGCGGTGTCCTTTTTGCGGTCATATGGAGGACAAGGTCGTCGATTCCAGGCCGTCTAAAGATGGTGCGGCAATTCGGCGTCGTCGCGAGTGTTTAGAGTGCCAGCGGCGCTTCACCTCGTACGAGCATATCGAGGAAGTCTTCCCTCAGATTATTAAACGAGACGGGACTCTTGAAGATTACGATCGGGGCAAAGTCCTCCAAGGCGTCAAGATCGCGTGCAAGAAGCTGCCGATCTCAAGGGTTCAGATCGAAGCGTTGATCGAAGCCGTAGAAGAAAGGCTCCTGCACCAGAATCAGCGTGAGGTTTCTAGCGAATGGCTGGGCTCGGAAGTCTCAGCACAGCTCCGTCTTCTCGACCCGGTGGCCTATATTCGATTCGCATCCGTCTACCGCGCATTCGGGGATATTCAACAATTCCTGAAGGAATTGCGTGAGCTCGAACCTGAGGCTCGCCCCAGGCCCGTAAACCTTGTGGCTTTGAGCTTCGAGGAGAGCGAGAACGAATCTGATGATTCGGACGGGGTCATCAATGAGCAATGA
- the ribD gene encoding bifunctional diaminohydroxyphosphoribosylaminopyrimidine deaminase/5-amino-6-(5-phosphoribosylamino)uracil reductase RibD: MSNDEAWMRRAIELARKGAGRTRPNPHVGCVVVRDGAVIAEGWHRKAGDVHAEVDALRKTDDAQGATAYVNLEPCSHHGRTPPCVDALVNARVSRVVVAMIDPDPRVSGRGIEHLRAHGIEVEVGVLEEEARYLNRGYLKLQRTQTPWVLAKWAMTLDGRISSTTGHSAWVTGEESRGLVHELRDELDAILVGAGTVRLDDPQLTCRREGGRNPTRVILDSLLSLEPTRRVFDSNADVLVYASVNAPEQAEHLLKARGVKVVRVPRLAGGLDLQAILQDLGKRGIMSMLVEGGGAVHGSFFDAKLVDEVFAFVSPKIIGGELAPGPVGGLGIPRMDQSLKLSKVQSRTLGEDFLIQGLPVYEER, encoded by the coding sequence ATGAGCAATGATGAAGCGTGGATGCGGAGGGCGATTGAACTTGCCCGCAAAGGCGCAGGTCGAACCCGTCCAAACCCTCATGTCGGCTGCGTGGTGGTTCGTGATGGTGCGGTGATCGCCGAAGGGTGGCATCGGAAGGCCGGTGATGTTCACGCTGAGGTCGATGCGCTTCGGAAGACTGACGATGCTCAAGGGGCTACGGCCTACGTCAACCTCGAGCCGTGTTCTCATCATGGTAGGACTCCACCCTGTGTTGATGCGCTCGTAAATGCTCGCGTCTCCCGTGTTGTGGTTGCCATGATCGACCCCGATCCGCGGGTGAGTGGACGTGGGATTGAGCACCTAAGAGCCCATGGGATCGAAGTTGAGGTTGGGGTTCTCGAAGAGGAGGCTCGGTACCTCAATCGTGGCTATTTGAAGCTACAACGCACTCAAACCCCCTGGGTCTTGGCCAAATGGGCGATGACCCTCGATGGCAGAATCTCTAGTACCACCGGCCATTCTGCTTGGGTGACTGGAGAAGAGTCGCGGGGACTAGTCCATGAACTTCGTGATGAGCTCGATGCCATCTTGGTCGGGGCCGGAACGGTGCGTCTCGATGACCCGCAGTTAACATGTCGTCGGGAAGGTGGCAGAAACCCAACCCGCGTCATACTCGACTCGTTACTTAGTCTGGAGCCGACGCGGCGCGTATTTGACTCCAATGCCGACGTGCTTGTCTACGCGTCTGTGAACGCACCGGAGCAGGCGGAACACCTTCTTAAGGCGCGCGGCGTCAAGGTTGTGAGGGTTCCACGTCTTGCCGGTGGTTTGGATCTTCAGGCTATACTTCAGGACCTGGGTAAGCGTGGCATCATGAGCATGCTCGTCGAGGGAGGCGGTGCGGTCCACGGAAGTTTTTTTGACGCCAAGTTGGTGGACGAGGTCTTTGCATTTGTTTCGCCCAAGATCATTGGCGGAGAGCTAGCTCCAGGGCCTGTTGGAGGCCTCGGGATTCCGCGCATGGATCAGAGTTTGAAGCTCTCCAAGGTGCAATCACGAACCCTTGGGGAGGATTTCCTCATCCAAGGCTTGCCCGTCTATGAGGAGCGCTAA
- a CDS encoding riboflavin synthase, with protein MFTGLITDIGVIRDVKGSRTKTLRIETSYDTKDIELGESIAVDGVCLTVTEIQDRSFSVDAGWETLEKTAIGRRGPGSKVHLERALALGDRLGGHWVSGHVDGVGRVTRRQDLDKSVLLEFSAPSHVAELLVEKGSIAIDGVSLTVNTVDGDKFTVAIIPYTQGKTHLLDLKVSDEVNLESDILGKYVRKLLGRSARIDEEFLKANGFSVE; from the coding sequence ATGTTCACAGGATTGATTACGGATATTGGGGTCATACGAGACGTTAAAGGGAGTCGCACAAAGACTCTTCGAATCGAGACATCGTACGATACCAAAGACATCGAGCTCGGCGAGTCGATCGCGGTGGACGGTGTGTGTTTGACCGTGACGGAGATCCAGGACCGTTCGTTCAGTGTAGACGCGGGCTGGGAGACTCTTGAGAAAACGGCGATAGGCAGGCGAGGACCCGGCTCCAAGGTGCACCTTGAGCGCGCATTGGCGCTCGGTGACAGGCTTGGCGGCCATTGGGTTAGTGGCCACGTAGACGGCGTGGGTCGCGTGACCAGGCGGCAAGACTTGGACAAGTCCGTGCTCCTGGAGTTCAGCGCCCCGTCTCATGTTGCCGAGCTTTTGGTGGAGAAGGGAAGTATTGCCATCGATGGCGTGAGTTTGACCGTAAACACCGTGGACGGCGATAAGTTCACGGTTGCGATCATTCCGTATACACAGGGAAAGACACATCTCCTTGATTTGAAGGTCTCCGATGAGGTCAACCTCGAGTCCGACATTTTGGGGAAGTACGTCCGGAAGTTATTGGGCCGCAGCGCCCGGATCGACGAAGAGTTTTTGAAGGCCAATGGTTTTTCTGTGGAGTGA
- the ribB gene encoding 3,4-dihydroxy-2-butanone-4-phosphate synthase, translated as MDDAIKRVEAGLKAIADGKFVILVDDEDRENEGDLVIAAEKITPEAINFMAVEARGLICLAMSGELLDKLKIPMMVSSNQSPYQTAFAVSIEAKTGVTTGISAADRSRTIQVAVDDDSGPEDLVMPGHIFPLRAREGGVLVRTGQTEGSVDLAKLAGLKSAAVICEIMNPDGTMSRMADLEVFAEKHDLMILSVADLIAYRLQKQSLVRCILEEKLETEWPGDWNVKVYKTVVDDHEHFVLTCGDLTGDEPTLVRVQHRVDSFEVFTQRRSETFANLQGAMKKISEVGKGLIIYLDRPASGAKAVLRKHQGTSQDEVDVNRPQEVLRDLGIGAQILVDCGVHKIRVLTNRPRKILGTEAYGLEIVDHVPID; from the coding sequence ATGGATGACGCGATCAAGAGAGTAGAGGCAGGGCTTAAAGCGATTGCCGACGGAAAGTTCGTGATCTTGGTGGACGATGAAGATCGAGAGAACGAAGGTGATCTTGTGATCGCGGCCGAGAAGATCACGCCAGAGGCCATCAATTTTATGGCCGTGGAGGCCCGTGGCCTGATCTGTTTGGCGATGAGCGGCGAACTCCTCGATAAGCTAAAAATTCCGATGATGGTGAGCTCGAATCAGAGCCCGTATCAGACGGCCTTTGCCGTGAGTATCGAGGCAAAAACGGGCGTGACCACCGGGATTTCAGCGGCAGACCGTTCACGCACGATTCAAGTCGCGGTGGATGATGATTCGGGACCTGAGGATTTGGTGATGCCCGGTCATATCTTCCCTTTGCGTGCACGTGAAGGTGGGGTGCTCGTCCGAACTGGTCAGACCGAAGGCAGTGTGGACCTCGCGAAGCTCGCCGGACTCAAGTCTGCTGCGGTGATCTGTGAGATCATGAATCCAGATGGAACCATGTCCCGGATGGCGGACCTTGAGGTCTTTGCCGAGAAGCACGACTTGATGATTCTATCGGTGGCAGATCTGATCGCCTATCGGCTCCAGAAGCAAAGCCTTGTCCGGTGTATCTTGGAAGAGAAACTTGAGACCGAATGGCCAGGGGATTGGAATGTGAAGGTCTACAAGACCGTGGTCGACGATCACGAGCATTTTGTGCTGACCTGTGGAGATCTTACAGGTGACGAGCCCACACTAGTTAGGGTGCAGCATCGCGTCGATTCTTTCGAAGTCTTTACGCAGCGTCGCTCGGAGACCTTTGCGAATCTTCAAGGTGCAATGAAGAAGATTTCGGAGGTCGGCAAGGGGCTTATCATCTACCTCGATAGACCTGCCAGCGGCGCAAAAGCTGTGTTGAGAAAGCATCAAGGAACCTCTCAAGATGAGGTCGATGTGAATCGACCCCAAGAGGTTTTGCGAGATCTTGGAATCGGCGCACAAATCCTCGTGGACTGTGGCGTGCACAAGATTCGCGTGTTAACGAATCGCCCGCGTAAAATCTTAGGCACCGAAGCCTACGGTTTGGAGATCGTGGACCACGTTCCAATCGACTGA
- the ribH gene encoding 6,7-dimethyl-8-ribityllumazine synthase yields MTIDGVKVVEGLFQAQGKRFGIVASRWNGFFADRLVEGAIDALVRHGASRDDISVVKCPGSFEVPMVTKKLAETKKFDAIISLGVLIRGATPHFDHISAEATKGIASVSMDSGIPVAFGVLTCDSLEQAIERSGSKAGNKGVEAAMAAIEMVSLYDAIEGL; encoded by the coding sequence ATGACAATCGACGGTGTAAAGGTTGTAGAAGGCCTCTTTCAGGCTCAGGGTAAGCGCTTTGGAATCGTAGCGAGCCGCTGGAATGGGTTCTTCGCAGACCGTTTGGTCGAAGGAGCCATCGATGCTTTGGTCCGCCACGGTGCTTCGCGCGACGACATTTCCGTAGTGAAGTGCCCGGGGAGCTTCGAGGTGCCAATGGTGACCAAGAAACTCGCGGAGACTAAGAAGTTTGACGCGATCATTTCGCTTGGTGTCCTCATTCGTGGCGCGACCCCGCATTTCGACCATATCAGCGCCGAGGCCACTAAGGGCATTGCGTCGGTGAGCATGGATTCTGGAATTCCGGTGGCCTTTGGCGTCCTGACCTGTGATTCGCTCGAGCAAGCTATCGAGAGAAGCGGCTCCAAGGCAGGAAATAAGGGCGTTGAAGCGGCTATGGCAGCGATTGAGATGGTGAGCCTCTACGACGCGATCGAGGGGCTATGA
- a CDS encoding transcription antitermination protein NusB, which translates to MRNRDDQAPYRKAALLVLASLDISPQETSEALRLERGTLREEFGPDLDANWHLVEERVEGVFSQMAKLNEEIQAVSPRWKMARMAPVDRSILRLGFWDILHGGYNAWAVINDCVELAKDYGEKGTPAFVNGLLDQMCKNHGISIL; encoded by the coding sequence ATGAGAAATCGAGACGATCAGGCGCCTTATCGCAAGGCTGCGCTCTTGGTGTTGGCTTCACTCGATATCTCCCCTCAGGAGACTTCGGAGGCTTTGAGACTTGAGCGCGGGACGTTGCGAGAAGAGTTCGGTCCAGATTTGGACGCGAATTGGCACCTCGTAGAAGAGCGAGTTGAGGGTGTCTTCAGCCAAATGGCGAAGCTCAACGAAGAGATTCAAGCGGTCAGCCCGCGTTGGAAGATGGCCAGGATGGCTCCTGTGGATCGGAGTATTCTTAGGCTTGGGTTCTGGGATATTTTGCACGGTGGGTACAACGCTTGGGCCGTCATCAACGATTGTGTGGAGCTCGCCAAAGATTACGGTGAGAAAGGAACCCCTGCCTTTGTAAACGGACTTCTGGACCAGATGTGCAAAAATCACGGTATCTCTATCCTTTAA
- a CDS encoding dihydrofolate reductase — MKISLIAAVAENYVIGKDGDLPWRLPSDLKWFKAKTIGKTCLMGRLTWESLGFPLPSRRIIVVSSRGVEGIESASSPEDAIELADPSEDQELMILGGSGLYQHFLPRADRFYLTVVHAKPEGDTRFPAIVPSEWKVVESTHVAADEKNPYAHTFLVLDRIQAAQGREGSDELNASDFE; from the coding sequence ATGAAGATTAGCCTCATCGCAGCGGTCGCCGAAAACTACGTCATTGGAAAGGATGGCGACCTCCCATGGAGGCTTCCTTCAGACCTCAAATGGTTCAAAGCCAAGACCATTGGGAAAACGTGTTTGATGGGAAGACTGACCTGGGAGTCCTTAGGATTTCCACTGCCCTCGCGGCGAATCATCGTGGTCTCCTCAAGAGGTGTTGAAGGCATTGAATCGGCCTCATCCCCCGAGGACGCTATCGAGCTTGCCGACCCGAGCGAAGACCAAGAACTCATGATTCTAGGCGGCAGCGGACTCTATCAACATTTCCTGCCCCGAGCGGACCGGTTCTACCTCACGGTTGTGCACGCAAAACCAGAAGGTGACACGCGGTTTCCAGCCATCGTCCCGTCGGAATGGAAAGTTGTTGAATCCACCCACGTTGCGGCTGATGAAAAGAACCCTTACGCCCACACCTTCCTTGTCTTGGATAGGATTCAGGCAGCTCAAGGCCGAGAAGGCTCCGACGAACTCAATGCGTCGGACTTCGAGTAG
- a CDS encoding thymidylate synthase, whose product MENYHRLLEHVLEYGVEKQDRTGTGTRSVFGYQMRFDLSKGFPAVTTKKLHFRSIIHELLWFLRGDQNIRYLQENGVSIWDEWADENGDLGPVYGVQWRSWPTPDGQTIDQIEKVIHSLKHNPDSRRHIVSAWNPALVDDMALPPCHALFQFYVANSKLSCQLYQRSADIFLGVPFNIASYALLTHMVAQVVGLEVGEFVHTFGDAHIYLNHMEQVQLQLSREPYPLPKLELNPEVKDINDFRFEDIQILGYQSHPSIKAPIAV is encoded by the coding sequence ATGGAAAACTATCATCGACTGCTCGAACATGTATTGGAATACGGGGTTGAAAAGCAAGACCGAACGGGAACAGGCACACGCAGTGTTTTCGGCTACCAAATGAGATTTGACCTCTCGAAAGGCTTTCCGGCCGTGACCACAAAGAAGCTGCATTTTCGGTCGATCATCCACGAACTCCTCTGGTTCTTAAGGGGCGACCAAAACATCCGATACCTTCAAGAAAACGGAGTCTCAATTTGGGACGAGTGGGCCGACGAAAACGGAGACTTAGGTCCCGTCTACGGTGTCCAATGGCGAAGCTGGCCCACACCCGACGGCCAAACCATCGACCAGATCGAGAAAGTCATCCACTCACTCAAGCATAACCCAGACTCACGAAGGCATATCGTAAGCGCGTGGAACCCGGCGCTGGTGGACGACATGGCGCTGCCGCCTTGCCACGCGCTCTTCCAATTCTACGTCGCGAATTCCAAGCTCTCGTGCCAGCTCTATCAGCGAAGCGCCGATATCTTTCTGGGTGTGCCGTTCAACATCGCATCGTACGCACTTCTAACGCATATGGTGGCTCAAGTTGTGGGTCTAGAAGTCGGGGAGTTTGTGCACACATTTGGCGACGCTCATATCTATCTCAATCATATGGAACAGGTTCAGCTTCAACTGAGCAGAGAGCCCTACCCTTTGCCTAAACTTGAGCTCAACCCCGAGGTCAAAGACATCAATGACTTCCGATTCGAAGACATTCAAATCTTGGGCTATCAATCGCACCCATCCATCAAAGCTCCAATCGCGGTCTGA
- a CDS encoding TonB-dependent receptor plug domain-containing protein: MSTPVIKVCLNRILVGLALLFASEGAAEEPEYQVQTEETRAREESWRAGTKVGREEFEERLPRSAPDALRYEPGVFVQETAHSQASVFVRGRTGQQTVILFDDVKMNNSVWRQGPNQYFFTVDALTLKSVEVLRGSASTRYGSDAIGGVIHARPMEPEFSEDGDLLLRPRGVFRWRSSDRERGGRAEVGASKGDWGVLAGIGYRKVDELEASGPVFSPLDGTLPEVPRFRPDGRTQRGTGFDELTADVALVWTPNTSTKLKLAWYDYRQFDAPRTDACPPAYAPFNECFRYEEQFRDVLYLKWDTSLSRAAEDLVATASYQRQHERKAQERPFALANEIGRDDVDTFGANLRANTDWFSVAGLWDLRLRYGVDGAYDRVSSASWLVFSTVDLVRERSRGLYIDGSTYASGGVWAEQESRLFDALILRAGGRLSHFSVQSPGDEESGTQALEQSWTPTSLNAGLEWWINPWLTALVNVEQGFRAPNLDDLTSRQQTGPGFQFENPGLEPERSLTTELGVIANLRGFRLDLWAYRMGMENAMGRAPRNTEECPPETPSCGSSWSRFQLVNLEGESEILGVEGGFKAELPYKLEVKATMSWARGEGPSTEEGSSARVPLSRIPPLNGNAELAWRFVPGAYVSAGTRWASKQDRLALQDQSDERIPRGGTPGFAVVDLRAGYRLERTLVSASFENVLDVPYRYHGSSVNGAGRGVSVYFQSGF; this comes from the coding sequence ATGAGTACTCCTGTGATCAAGGTGTGTCTTAACAGGATTTTGGTGGGGCTTGCACTGCTTTTTGCATCGGAAGGCGCGGCCGAAGAACCGGAATACCAGGTTCAGACCGAGGAAACGCGGGCCCGTGAAGAATCGTGGCGTGCCGGGACCAAGGTGGGACGTGAGGAGTTCGAAGAAAGACTACCTAGATCGGCTCCAGACGCGTTGCGCTACGAACCGGGCGTATTTGTGCAAGAGACGGCGCACTCGCAGGCTTCTGTTTTTGTGCGAGGCCGAACTGGCCAACAAACCGTCATCCTTTTTGATGACGTGAAGATGAACAATAGCGTGTGGCGACAGGGACCTAACCAGTATTTCTTTACGGTTGATGCCCTGACTCTCAAGAGCGTGGAAGTCTTGAGAGGGTCAGCCTCGACCCGGTACGGATCGGACGCAATCGGGGGTGTGATTCACGCGCGACCTATGGAGCCCGAGTTTTCCGAAGACGGGGACCTTCTTTTGCGTCCGCGTGGCGTGTTTCGGTGGCGAAGCTCAGATCGCGAACGAGGTGGACGCGCTGAAGTTGGCGCTTCAAAGGGGGATTGGGGCGTCTTGGCCGGAATTGGCTACCGTAAGGTGGACGAGCTAGAGGCCTCGGGGCCCGTTTTTAGCCCGTTGGACGGAACGCTCCCAGAAGTGCCGAGGTTCAGGCCAGATGGTCGCACGCAACGCGGGACGGGCTTCGATGAGTTGACCGCAGACGTGGCTCTTGTATGGACACCTAACACCTCCACCAAGTTGAAGCTCGCCTGGTACGACTACCGGCAGTTTGACGCTCCCCGAACCGATGCGTGTCCACCTGCTTACGCGCCTTTCAACGAGTGTTTTAGGTACGAAGAACAGTTTCGAGATGTTCTCTATTTGAAGTGGGATACTTCGTTATCCAGGGCGGCGGAGGACCTTGTCGCAACCGCCTCCTATCAAAGGCAGCACGAGCGAAAGGCTCAGGAACGACCATTTGCGCTGGCGAACGAGATTGGACGCGATGACGTGGATACTTTCGGGGCGAATCTACGGGCAAATACGGATTGGTTCAGCGTCGCCGGACTGTGGGATTTGAGGCTGCGATATGGGGTCGATGGTGCGTACGACCGTGTTTCGAGCGCGTCGTGGTTGGTGTTTTCAACGGTGGACCTGGTTCGAGAGCGTTCCCGTGGGCTCTACATCGATGGGTCCACCTATGCGTCTGGTGGCGTTTGGGCAGAACAGGAGTCACGACTTTTTGACGCGCTCATTTTGCGAGCCGGCGGTCGACTCTCGCATTTCAGCGTTCAAAGTCCTGGTGATGAGGAGTCTGGAACGCAGGCATTGGAACAGTCATGGACCCCGACGAGTTTGAATGCGGGCTTGGAGTGGTGGATTAACCCGTGGCTTACGGCTCTCGTTAACGTCGAGCAGGGGTTTCGTGCTCCAAACTTGGACGACCTCACGTCGAGGCAACAAACCGGCCCTGGTTTTCAGTTCGAAAATCCTGGGTTGGAGCCGGAACGTTCGCTGACCACGGAGTTGGGAGTTATCGCAAATTTGCGCGGATTTCGGCTCGACCTCTGGGCCTATCGAATGGGCATGGAGAATGCGATGGGGCGCGCGCCGAGAAACACCGAAGAATGTCCTCCCGAGACCCCTTCGTGCGGTAGTTCGTGGTCACGGTTTCAGTTGGTGAATCTGGAGGGCGAGAGTGAGATTCTAGGAGTGGAGGGTGGCTTTAAGGCTGAGCTACCCTACAAGTTGGAGGTCAAGGCGACCATGAGTTGGGCCCGCGGTGAGGGACCTTCCACTGAAGAGGGAAGCAGTGCCCGTGTTCCTCTCTCGAGAATCCCGCCGCTCAATGGCAACGCGGAGCTCGCCTGGAGATTTGTGCCGGGCGCCTACGTGAGCGCTGGCACGCGATGGGCCTCCAAACAAGATAGGCTGGCTCTGCAAGACCAGAGCGACGAGCGAATTCCTCGCGGTGGCACGCCAGGGTTCGCGGTAGTGGATTTGCGCGCCGGATACCGACTTGAGCGAACGCTCGTCTCAGCGTCATTTGAAAATGTCTTAGATGTGCCATACAGATATCATGGTTCGAGCGTCAACGGGGCCGGGCGCGGAGTTTCGGTCTACTTCCAAAGTGGATTCTAA